A genome region from Sporosarcina sp. ANT_H38 includes the following:
- a CDS encoding PolC-type DNA polymerase III, translated as MSDWNTEAIELLENKPKQQNWGARRAAKEKKYKTSSKLMDDYIVLDFETTGLRAGADKIIQIGAIKYVNHEVKDMFNTFIKPFRHIPETITRLTGISNEVVEGAPSIEQKIEDLLEFIGDLPIIAHNASFDMGFLYALDNIEGIKIPEYIVIDTVKLARKKITETPNHKLTTLTKFLQLEHDAHDAIGDCLATAAIYQYCAQKHV; from the coding sequence ATGTCAGACTGGAATACAGAAGCAATCGAGTTACTGGAAAATAAACCGAAACAGCAAAACTGGGGAGCAAGAAGAGCTGCAAAAGAAAAAAAATATAAAACATCATCCAAATTAATGGATGATTATATCGTACTCGATTTTGAAACGACGGGTCTGCGTGCCGGCGCCGACAAAATCATTCAAATTGGTGCCATTAAGTATGTAAATCATGAAGTGAAAGATATGTTTAATACATTCATCAAACCTTTCCGTCACATCCCTGAGACAATTACACGACTTACAGGCATTTCAAACGAAGTGGTTGAAGGGGCACCAAGCATCGAACAAAAAATCGAAGACCTACTCGAATTCATCGGAGATTTACCGATCATTGCCCACAATGCATCGTTTGATATGGGCTTCCTTTATGCGCTCGACAACATCGAAGGCATCAAAATTCCTGAGTATATTGTCATCGATACAGTCAAACTTGCCCGAAAAAAGATCACCGAAACACCGAACCACAAACTGACAACATTGACCAAATTTCTGCAGCTTGAACATGACGCCCACGATGCCATCGGTGATTGCCTGGCAACAGCTGCGATTTATCAATATTGCGCGCAAAAGCATGTTTAA